The Campylobacter concisus sequence TTACTGAATTTGAAGCAGCGACTATGACCAGTGTCCAAAAGAAAATGGCAAAAATTTTTAAATCTAAAATAGGTTGCTTAAAAAAAGGTAGATAAAACTCGGTGCTAAGCTCGTGACTTGCATATAAAAAAATAGAAATTACAAAGGCTATTAAAAACTGAAAAAAGAGCTTTGTTTTTGGGCTTAGGCCGGCGTGATTTTTTGCTCCTAAAATTTTACTGTAATCGTCCTTGTAGCCAAGCAGTGTAAAGCAAACTAGGCAAAAGAGAGATGTTAAGACAAATGCGTTATCAAGCCTTGCGCAAATTACCGTGGAAAGTACGGCTGTGAAGACAAAGACAAGTCCGCCCATAGTCGGCGTTTTTGCCTTTTTTTGGTGAGTTTGTGGGGCAAGCTCGTAGATAGGCTGGGCGGCGTTTTTTGCCTTTGCCCAAGCGATAAATTTGGGCATCAAATAAGTTGTGAGTGCAAAAGCGATGAAAAAAGCGATACCAGCACGAACGGTGATGTATTGAAAGATATTAAAATTTAAAATTTCATAGATATAGTAAAACATGAGAGCCTTTATTTTTAAAAAAAGCAATTTTAGTATAATGGCCTTAAAAATTATCTAAAATTAAGGATAAATTTTCAAAATGAGTCAAAAAACTATTTTAATAATAACTGATGGTATTGGATTTAATAAAAGCGGTAAATTTAACGCATTTGAGGCGGCTAAAAAGCCAAATTACGAGAAATTTTTTAAAGAAATTCCAAACTCGCTCATAAAAACCTCTGGAAACGCTGTGGGACTACCTGAAGGGCAGATGGGAAACAGCGAAGTAGGACATATGTGTATAGGAAGTGGGCGAGTTTTGTATCAAAATTTGGTCAAAATTTCACGCAGCTTCGCTGACGGCTCTATAGCAGAAAATGAAGCCCTAAAAGCTCTTTTTAAAAAGTGCAAAAAGATCCACATCATAGGGCTTTATAGCGACGGCGGCGTGCACTCTCATATGGAGCATTTTGATGGTATGTGCGAGCTTGCTAGCAAAAATGGCTGCGAAGTTTTTGCCCACGCTATCACCGATGGACGCGACGTTAGCCCAAATAGTGGTATAAATTTTATAAAAAGTTTGGAAGCTAAATTTAAGATAGCTACCGTTTGTGGGAGATTTTATGCGATGGATAGAGATAAACGCTGGGAGCGCGTAAAAGAGGCCTATGATAGCTTAGTAGAGGGAGCAAATTTAAGCAGCTTATCGCCAAGTGAGTATCTGCAAAAAAGCTACGATGAGGGCGTGACAGATGAGTTTGTAAAGCCAGCAAGCTTTAATGGCTTTAAGGGCATGGGCGAAGATGACGGCGTGATCTTTATAAATTTTAGAAATGATAGAGTAAGAGAGATTTGCGAGGCTCTGGGCGAAGAGA is a genomic window containing:
- the mraY gene encoding phospho-N-acetylmuramoyl-pentapeptide-transferase: MFYYIYEILNFNIFQYITVRAGIAFFIAFALTTYLMPKFIAWAKAKNAAQPIYELAPQTHQKKAKTPTMGGLVFVFTAVLSTVICARLDNAFVLTSLFCLVCFTLLGYKDDYSKILGAKNHAGLSPKTKLFFQFLIAFVISIFLYASHELSTEFYLPFFKQPILDLKIFAIFFWTLVIVAASNSVNLTDGLDGLATVPSIFSLLTLGVFAYICGHAVFSSYLLLPKIIGVGESVVVSSALIGSLMGFLWFNCHPAEVFMGDSGSLSVGAYIGFMGVATKNEILLIIIGLIFVVETLSVILQVGSFKIFKRRIFLMAPIHHHFEIKGWAENKIIVRFWIIALLANLIALTALKIR
- the gpmI gene encoding 2,3-bisphosphoglycerate-independent phosphoglycerate mutase, with the protein product MSQKTILIITDGIGFNKSGKFNAFEAAKKPNYEKFFKEIPNSLIKTSGNAVGLPEGQMGNSEVGHMCIGSGRVLYQNLVKISRSFADGSIAENEALKALFKKCKKIHIIGLYSDGGVHSHMEHFDGMCELASKNGCEVFAHAITDGRDVSPNSGINFIKSLEAKFKIATVCGRFYAMDRDKRWERVKEAYDSLVEGANLSSLSPSEYLQKSYDEGVTDEFVKPASFNGFKGMGEDDGVIFINFRNDRVREICEALGEEKFSEFERPFAIKNLITMTEYDANFNFEVLFKNEKIKNTLSEVIAAAGLRQLHTAETEKYAHVTFFFNGGVEELASNETRVLIPSPKVKTYDEKPEMSAAEVCKAVLKGMDDEQDFIVVNFANGDMVGHTGNYEAAIKAVEAVDTALGEIYTKAKEKNYAMIITSDHGNCEEMRDSSGELLTNHTTYDVFCFVMADGVKKVKNGGLNNIAPSVLKIMGLEIPAEMDEALI